The proteins below come from a single Pradoshia eiseniae genomic window:
- a CDS encoding acyl-CoA dehydrogenase family protein, protein MKHPYIQEEHKIFRKAFRKFLELEAYPYYEKWEKDRIIPRTFWDRLGQSGYLCPDLAEEYGGLGTDWGISVIINEELERVGSGTVGISLHNDIVVPYISAYGTEEQKERWLPKCVSGETITAIAMTEPGAGSDLASIATTAEDKGDHYVVNGQKTFITNGIQADLIVVACKTDLHAKPRHKGISLLVIERESPGFSRGRKLDKVGLHCQDTAELIFEDCIVPKENLLGEAGNGFLYMMDKLQQERLVVAIAAQVAAEDMFEMTLEYVKSRQAFGKAISDFQNTKFKLAEMATELEMGRTFLDQLIASHMAGEEVVTKVSMAKWKLTDMAKRFSAECMQLFGGYGYMEEYKIARRFRDTPVASIYAGTNEIMKTIIAKNIGL, encoded by the coding sequence GTGAAGCATCCGTACATACAGGAGGAACATAAGATATTTCGCAAAGCGTTTCGCAAATTTCTTGAACTGGAAGCCTATCCATATTATGAAAAGTGGGAAAAAGACCGTATCATACCACGGACATTCTGGGACAGGCTCGGCCAATCAGGCTATCTATGCCCAGACTTAGCAGAGGAATATGGCGGGCTTGGGACGGATTGGGGGATTTCCGTCATCATAAATGAGGAATTGGAGCGAGTAGGGTCTGGGACAGTAGGGATTTCCTTGCATAATGATATTGTCGTCCCTTACATATCTGCCTATGGAACTGAGGAACAAAAGGAGCGCTGGCTGCCGAAATGCGTAAGCGGAGAAACAATTACCGCAATTGCCATGACAGAGCCCGGCGCTGGTTCAGACCTTGCTTCCATCGCGACAACCGCAGAAGATAAGGGCGACCATTATGTCGTGAATGGACAGAAGACCTTCATTACAAACGGTATCCAGGCCGATCTGATCGTTGTCGCCTGTAAGACAGACCTTCATGCAAAGCCTAGGCACAAAGGAATCAGCTTGCTTGTCATAGAGAGGGAATCACCTGGTTTTTCTCGGGGCAGGAAGCTGGATAAGGTAGGTCTTCATTGTCAGGATACAGCTGAATTGATCTTCGAGGACTGCATCGTGCCAAAGGAAAACCTGCTTGGAGAAGCGGGCAATGGCTTCTTATATATGATGGATAAGCTGCAGCAAGAGAGGCTCGTTGTCGCCATCGCTGCACAAGTGGCCGCTGAGGATATGTTTGAAATGACTTTGGAATACGTGAAATCAAGGCAGGCGTTTGGAAAGGCCATCAGCGACTTCCAGAACACCAAATTCAAGCTTGCCGAAATGGCAACTGAATTAGAGATGGGGCGCACATTTCTTGATCAGCTAATCGCCAGCCATATGGCGGGGGAGGAAGTGGTCACAAAAGTATCCATGGCCAAATGGAAGCTGACCGATATGGCGAAGCGCTTCTCGGCTGAATGCATGCAGCTTTTCGGCGGATATGGCTATATGGAAGAATACAAGATTGCAAGGCGTTTCCGTGATACGCCTGTCGCAAGCATTTATGCAGGAACAAATGAGATTATGAAAACAATCATTGCAAAAAATATCGGACTATAG
- a CDS encoding KGG domain-containing protein — protein MADDKMSREEAGRKGGEATSKNHDKEFYQEIGQKGGEATSDNHDKEFYREIGKKGGEARDND, from the coding sequence ATGGCAGACGACAAAATGTCCAGAGAAGAAGCAGGCCGCAAAGGCGGAGAAGCTACATCCAAGAATCATGATAAGGAATTTTATCAAGAGATTGGCCAAAAAGGTGGAGAAGCTACTTCCGACAATCATGATAAGGAATTTTACCGTGAAATCGGTAAAAAAGGCGGAGAAGCACGAGACAACGACTAA
- a CDS encoding NAD(P)/FAD-dependent oxidoreductase translates to MYPNEWDCIIIGGGIAGLQAAIQMGRSQHKCLVIDSKEDGRSTLCKDYRNILGWPDGISGIDIRALGREHAEQTGNQFLKDHVTKLKKVGSRLHVHTDEHEFTTHTLLLATGITDRIPPIPNLKDCLGMTVYICTDCDGYEVIDKPTLVLGSGEAGANFALSLLYWTSQVTYINHEKQDIEDDLRIKLEENGIRYIEETIQSVEKAGESEIKGVFLVDGRFIEGERAFIAFGGNDVHTGLARQLGIDVLNNRHIHVDPRTKETNIENVWAAGDIVSHSEQATIAMGEATQAAIWIHKRLMKLLKE, encoded by the coding sequence ATGTATCCGAATGAATGGGATTGCATCATTATAGGAGGAGGAATTGCCGGTTTACAGGCAGCGATTCAAATGGGAAGGAGTCAGCATAAATGCCTGGTGATTGACTCGAAGGAAGACGGGCGCTCTACCCTTTGCAAGGATTATCGCAATATCCTTGGCTGGCCTGACGGTATCAGCGGAATAGACATACGTGCTCTTGGACGTGAACATGCCGAACAGACAGGCAATCAATTTCTGAAAGACCATGTTACGAAACTGAAAAAGGTCGGCAGCCGCTTACATGTCCATACGGATGAACATGAATTCACGACACATACCTTGCTGCTTGCTACAGGAATAACAGATCGAATTCCGCCAATTCCTAACCTGAAGGATTGTTTAGGGATGACGGTTTATATATGTACGGATTGTGATGGCTATGAGGTCATCGATAAACCAACGCTTGTTCTTGGCTCTGGTGAAGCCGGAGCAAATTTCGCTCTCTCCCTTCTCTATTGGACAAGCCAGGTTACGTATATCAATCACGAGAAACAGGATATTGAAGATGATTTGCGTATAAAGCTTGAGGAAAATGGCATACGCTATATTGAAGAAACAATTCAATCGGTTGAGAAAGCAGGAGAGTCTGAGATAAAAGGTGTATTCCTTGTAGATGGCCGGTTTATTGAAGGAGAACGCGCCTTTATCGCATTCGGGGGAAATGATGTCCACACAGGCCTTGCTAGGCAGCTTGGCATTGATGTGCTCAATAACCGCCATATCCATGTCGACCCAAGAACGAAGGAAACAAACATAGAGAACGTGTGGGCAGCAGGTGATATTGTCTCCCACTCAGAACAGGCCACCATTGCAATGGGCGAAGCCACTCAGGCAGCCATTTGGATTCATAAACGTTTAATGAAGCTTTTGAAAGAATAA
- a CDS encoding long-chain fatty acid--CoA ligase yields MMNVPLTVQSLLERAERFFPKKEVISRTHTKVQRLTYREIGERTRRLAAALTDLGVKRGGRVGTLAWNHHRHLEAYFAAPGIGAINHTINIRLSKEHISYIINHAEDDVLLFDEDLLPIVSEIAHELISVKAFVIMTDQETLPEVDFSPLYSYEELLKAGTPDTQFLQDIDENETAGMCYTSATTGNPKGVQYSHRGLVLHSFALGLADTVGVSESDVIMPVVPMFHVNAWGLPFAATWFGATQVLPGPQFNSKLIAEFIDEYRVTKTAGVPTIWLGLLQELEAGNYDTSSLVTILCGGSAAPRSLIKTYEYTYKIPFRHLYGMTETTPLALLSNLKSYQTGLSEEEILDIRSKQGIIVPGLEMKIVGSEGDVEWNGRDMGELMLKGNWITDSYYKDERTNDAFKEGWLLTGDIATIDEEGNVKLVDRTKDLIKSGGEWISSVDLENALMAHEAVFEASVVAVPHAQWQERPVGCVVLKPEYKGKVTEEEIKAFIAPQFAKWWLPDHILFLDEIPKTSVGKFLKLKLRDIVQEQLMKG; encoded by the coding sequence ATGATGAATGTACCGTTAACTGTCCAATCCTTACTGGAAAGGGCAGAAAGATTTTTTCCAAAGAAAGAAGTAATCTCGCGAACGCATACAAAGGTACAGCGATTGACGTATCGAGAAATCGGGGAACGAACGAGAAGACTGGCAGCCGCGCTGACTGATTTAGGGGTGAAACGAGGGGGAAGAGTTGGTACGCTCGCATGGAATCATCACCGCCACCTAGAGGCCTATTTTGCGGCTCCTGGCATAGGTGCCATTAATCATACGATCAATATTCGACTGTCAAAGGAGCATATTTCCTACATAATCAATCATGCCGAAGATGATGTGCTGCTTTTTGACGAAGATTTGCTGCCAATCGTATCGGAAATTGCTCATGAGCTTATATCCGTCAAAGCCTTCGTCATAATGACTGACCAGGAGACGTTACCAGAGGTAGATTTTTCGCCGCTGTATTCCTATGAAGAATTGCTGAAAGCAGGTACCCCCGATACGCAGTTCTTGCAGGATATTGATGAGAATGAAACGGCTGGCATGTGCTACACCTCAGCCACGACCGGAAATCCGAAAGGTGTTCAATATAGCCATAGGGGACTTGTTCTTCATAGCTTTGCCCTTGGACTTGCGGATACGGTAGGTGTGTCAGAGAGCGATGTCATCATGCCGGTTGTGCCAATGTTTCATGTTAATGCATGGGGACTGCCCTTTGCGGCCACTTGGTTTGGAGCTACGCAAGTGCTTCCAGGTCCGCAGTTCAACTCTAAACTGATCGCCGAATTCATTGATGAATACAGAGTCACGAAAACAGCCGGCGTTCCGACCATTTGGCTTGGCCTCCTGCAGGAGCTCGAGGCAGGGAATTATGATACAAGCTCATTAGTGACGATCCTATGCGGGGGTTCTGCAGCTCCGAGATCATTGATTAAAACCTATGAATACACATACAAGATACCATTCAGACATCTATATGGAATGACGGAAACAACGCCGCTGGCGCTATTGTCTAATTTGAAAAGCTATCAAACCGGCCTCTCGGAGGAGGAAATTCTCGACATTCGCTCTAAGCAAGGAATCATTGTGCCTGGTCTTGAAATGAAAATCGTCGGATCAGAAGGAGATGTCGAATGGAATGGCCGTGATATGGGAGAATTAATGCTTAAGGGCAATTGGATCACCGATTCCTATTATAAGGACGAACGCACAAATGACGCTTTCAAGGAGGGCTGGCTGCTTACAGGCGATATTGCTACCATTGACGAAGAAGGAAATGTCAAATTAGTCGACCGCACAAAGGATTTAATCAAGAGCGGGGGAGAATGGATTTCATCCGTTGATCTTGAAAATGCCTTGATGGCCCATGAAGCTGTCTTTGAGGCAAGTGTCGTTGCCGTTCCGCATGCACAATGGCAGGAAAGGCCCGTTGGCTGTGTCGTATTAAAGCCTGAATATAAGGGTAAAGTCACGGAAGAAGAAATCAAAGCCTTCATCGCTCCGCAATTCGCGAAGTGGTGGCTGCCGGATCATATCCTCTTTCTCGATGAAATCCCGAAGACATCCGTCGGGAAGTTCTTGAAGCTAAAGCTTCGGGATATTGTACAGGAGCAATTGATGAAGGGTTAA
- a CDS encoding aldose epimerase family protein, with the protein MKIREESFGAVNGHEVIQFAFTTEKGMTMKCINYGCIITDLIVPDRNGKLDNVVLGFDRLEDYVEYSPFFGAVVGRIAGRIANGCFSLDGNTYQLPKNQSGNTLHGGLKGFDKVIWDYELIERGTAAGVVFSYISPDGEEGFPGELQVKTTYLLDENGSLEISYEAHTDQDTIINLTNHSYFNLNGDLNKKILDHTLQLKSSSFLELGHDLIPTGELLPVEGTPFDFRKETQISQGVDNGIEQNKLAGGGYDHPFCLDSHFEKEIILEDSQSGRKLVVETDQPAVVIYTCNQYEGDYSIRGVKPHDHMAICLETQGYPDAINQPHFPSIVLKKDDTYKAVTRYSFDW; encoded by the coding sequence ATGAAGATTAGAGAAGAGAGCTTTGGCGCGGTTAATGGTCATGAGGTCATCCAGTTCGCTTTCACGACTGAAAAGGGAATGACGATGAAATGCATCAATTATGGCTGCATTATTACGGATTTGATTGTTCCTGACCGTAATGGAAAGCTGGATAATGTCGTTTTGGGATTTGATAGACTAGAGGATTATGTTGAGTATTCTCCATTTTTTGGCGCGGTTGTCGGGAGAATAGCAGGAAGAATAGCTAATGGCTGTTTCTCGCTTGATGGAAATACGTATCAATTGCCGAAGAATCAATCGGGAAATACCTTGCATGGCGGGTTAAAAGGATTTGATAAGGTCATCTGGGATTATGAATTGATTGAACGGGGAACTGCTGCTGGAGTGGTATTCTCTTATATAAGTCCTGACGGAGAAGAGGGCTTTCCTGGAGAGCTTCAAGTGAAAACAACCTATCTGCTTGATGAAAATGGAAGTCTGGAAATCTCCTATGAAGCTCACACTGACCAAGATACCATCATCAACTTAACGAATCATTCGTATTTCAATTTGAACGGAGATTTAAATAAGAAAATTCTTGATCATACACTTCAGCTAAAAAGCAGCTCTTTCTTAGAGCTAGGGCATGATCTCATTCCAACGGGTGAACTCTTGCCTGTTGAGGGGACGCCGTTTGATTTCAGGAAAGAAACACAGATCTCGCAGGGAGTGGATAATGGAATTGAGCAAAACAAATTAGCCGGAGGCGGATATGATCATCCGTTCTGTCTTGATAGCCATTTCGAGAAAGAGATTATTCTAGAAGATTCACAAAGCGGACGAAAGCTCGTTGTAGAAACCGACCAGCCTGCTGTGGTAATTTATACATGCAATCAGTACGAAGGGGATTATTCCATCAGGGGCGTGAAGCCGCATGATCATATGGCTATCTGCTTAGAAACACAGGGATATCCAGATGCGATTAATCAGCCGCATTTTCCGTCAATTGTCTTGAAAAAAGATGATACATATAAAGCGGTGACAAGGTATTCCTTCGATTGGTAG
- a CDS encoding phosphatase PAP2 family protein, with the protein MYESMATIALTITILTIVLTYLINRKNPFRVFSTLKNQKQLYFHLALLAIILFLNKLELQLESTFTNPADFSGLFFSYEYTILPVIQSTFRYHLLTEITTFFYIIMFVTLIAISLVTYLLNGEWKLLYTFLYAIGLNYIIAIPFYLFFPINEAWVNHPDITFLIPAVYPGFESQYRNISGLNNCFPSLHNSISLTVLLISTRSSSFLFRSVFYISVPIIMFSTIYLGIHWLTDMAAGILLAMFATWTASQITEKIILREKRKKVPLINSYESPLE; encoded by the coding sequence ATGTACGAATCAATGGCAACCATTGCCCTGACCATCACGATTTTGACCATTGTACTTACCTATCTAATCAATAGGAAAAATCCTTTCCGGGTATTTTCCACTCTCAAAAACCAGAAGCAACTCTATTTTCACCTTGCCCTTTTGGCCATCATCCTATTCCTTAACAAGCTTGAGCTCCAACTGGAAAGCACCTTCACAAATCCGGCCGACTTCTCGGGACTGTTTTTTTCCTATGAATATACCATTCTGCCTGTCATTCAGTCTACATTCCGCTATCATCTGCTAACAGAGATTACAACCTTTTTCTATATTATCATGTTCGTTACCTTAATTGCCATTTCCCTAGTCACCTATCTTCTCAACGGGGAGTGGAAATTACTCTATACTTTTTTATATGCAATCGGACTTAATTATATCATTGCCATCCCATTCTATTTATTTTTCCCTATTAATGAGGCGTGGGTCAATCATCCTGATATAACATTCTTGATTCCCGCTGTTTATCCGGGTTTTGAATCACAATACCGAAATATATCTGGTCTAAACAATTGCTTTCCAAGTCTTCATAATTCTATATCACTCACTGTTTTACTCATCAGCACTAGGTCTAGCAGCTTCCTCTTTAGGTCTGTATTTTATATCAGCGTGCCCATCATCATGTTTTCGACCATCTATCTCGGTATTCATTGGCTGACTGATATGGCAGCCGGCATCTTGCTTGCTATGTTTGCTACATGGACGGCTAGCCAGATTACTGAGAAGATAATCCTCCGTGAAAAGAGAAAAAAGGTCCCATTGATAAACAGCTATGAGTCGCCGCTAGAATAA
- a CDS encoding YxcD family protein, with product MGSLKLSEQEIINSLCMYIAAKRQVSPENVEIELMYDDDYGFSAESHVNGRSQILITANMIEALRFYIEHQLNMDPFAAAIELELDDDEGIIAYVR from the coding sequence ATGGGATCGCTAAAGCTATCAGAACAAGAAATCATCAACTCGCTTTGCATGTATATCGCTGCAAAAAGACAGGTCAGTCCGGAGAATGTAGAAATCGAATTGATGTATGATGATGATTATGGCTTTTCAGCCGAGTCACACGTCAATGGCCGTTCACAAATTTTGATTACGGCGAATATGATTGAGGCTTTGCGTTTCTATATTGAGCACCAATTAAACATGGATCCTTTTGCAGCAGCCATTGAGCTTGAGCTGGATGATGACGAAGGGATTATCGCATACGTGCGTTAA
- a CDS encoding aldo/keto reductase, whose amino-acid sequence MKYRQLGNSELKVSEISFGTWGIGGDWGNSNDEDALTAIDRAIELGVNFFDTADVYGSGRSEELLRKATKGREDKIYIASKFCRAGDIHDPATYSEESVRKYCEASLKRLGRERIDLYQIHCPPLEILKNTNVFAVLDKLQQEGKIRHYGVSVETVEEGLFCLTNPNVSALQVIFNLFRQKPLEKLFPKAKEQGVGILARVPLASGLLTGKFTADTQFAKEDHRNFNANGEQFNVGETFAGLEFKKGVELSEQLSWIADGRGSLASAALRWILDQEAVTCAIPGFKNVRQVEQNLAALEAKSFSEEELMKLRNFYEVSVKDYIRGPY is encoded by the coding sequence ATGAAATATCGGCAGCTTGGAAACAGTGAATTAAAGGTTAGCGAAATCAGCTTTGGCACATGGGGAATTGGAGGAGATTGGGGTAATTCCAATGATGAAGATGCGCTGACGGCTATTGACCGGGCGATTGAGCTTGGCGTAAATTTCTTCGATACAGCAGATGTATATGGTTCAGGAAGAAGTGAGGAGCTACTCCGGAAAGCGACAAAGGGGAGAGAGGATAAGATTTATATTGCCTCGAAATTTTGCCGCGCCGGGGATATTCATGACCCTGCAACGTACTCTGAAGAATCCGTTCGGAAATATTGTGAAGCCAGCTTGAAACGGCTTGGACGCGAAAGAATCGATCTTTACCAAATTCATTGTCCGCCGCTCGAGATTTTGAAGAATACGAATGTATTTGCTGTATTGGACAAGCTCCAGCAGGAAGGAAAGATTCGTCATTATGGAGTGAGTGTTGAAACGGTGGAAGAGGGGCTGTTCTGTCTGACAAATCCCAATGTTTCTGCTTTGCAGGTCATCTTCAACCTATTTAGACAAAAACCTCTTGAAAAGCTGTTCCCGAAAGCGAAGGAACAGGGAGTGGGAATACTTGCTCGCGTACCGCTTGCCAGTGGTCTTTTGACCGGCAAGTTTACAGCCGATACTCAGTTCGCGAAAGAGGATCACCGGAATTTCAATGCAAATGGGGAACAGTTCAATGTCGGTGAAACCTTTGCTGGCCTTGAATTTAAAAAAGGTGTCGAGCTTTCTGAGCAGCTATCTTGGATTGCGGATGGCAGAGGATCGCTTGCTTCCGCGGCCCTGCGCTGGATTTTGGACCAAGAGGCCGTTACATGCGCAATTCCAGGATTCAAAAATGTCCGTCAGGTGGAGCAGAATCTCGCTGCCTTGGAGGCAAAGTCGTTTAGCGAGGAAGAGCTTATGAAACTGCGAAACTTCTATGAAGTTTCTGTTAAAGATTATATTAGAGGGCCTTATTAA
- a CDS encoding potassium channel family protein — MVSFILTLKRLLTAVFRIRKESVFKSLLGTLAIILLSGTLFYKGVEGWSLLDSFYFAFVSLIPTGVDTGQIPQTVLSKWFTMIYLIAGMGVMLMLLIRIGLAVADFERSEIEEWRNEKQ, encoded by the coding sequence ATGGTCTCATTTATCTTGACCTTAAAAAGATTGTTAACTGCTGTCTTTCGAATCCGAAAAGAGTCCGTATTTAAATCTTTGCTTGGAACCTTAGCCATTATTCTTTTGTCAGGAACATTGTTTTATAAAGGAGTGGAAGGATGGTCTTTGCTGGACTCGTTTTACTTTGCCTTTGTTAGTTTAATACCAACAGGTGTAGACACAGGTCAAATCCCACAAACCGTTTTAAGTAAATGGTTTACGATGATCTATCTTATTGCTGGTATGGGTGTGATGCTAATGCTGTTAATTCGGATTGGCCTCGCAGTAGCAGATTTCGAAAGGTCTGAAATTGAGGAGTGGAGGAATGAGAAGCAGTAA
- a CDS encoding TVP38/TMEM64 family protein: MDTYVLQLFENAGYFAIVISLLFNITISILGVVPSFFITIANISFFGFGYGLMLSIIGEALGAIVSFFLYRKGIRKFSGKVTIENKYLKRLSETDGLSAFFLVLGLRLAPFMPSGLITLVSAGSRMGLLNFSVASTIGKIPALFIEAYSVYAILEWHWKGKMVLGIVSLVLIVIAIRKKKNLEA; the protein is encoded by the coding sequence ATGGATACATATGTCCTTCAGTTGTTTGAAAATGCGGGATACTTCGCAATCGTGATCAGCCTCCTTTTTAATATCACCATCAGTATTTTAGGTGTAGTCCCGAGTTTTTTTATAACAATAGCTAACATTAGTTTTTTTGGATTTGGTTACGGTTTAATGCTCTCGATTATTGGTGAGGCATTAGGAGCAATCGTCAGCTTCTTTCTATATAGAAAGGGTATCAGAAAATTTTCCGGCAAAGTAACCATCGAAAATAAGTATTTAAAAAGATTATCGGAAACAGATGGCTTATCTGCTTTCTTTTTAGTGTTGGGACTTCGGTTAGCCCCTTTTATGCCATCAGGTTTAATCACATTAGTGAGCGCTGGCAGCAGGATGGGCCTTCTTAATTTTTCCGTAGCCAGTACGATTGGGAAAATCCCAGCGCTTTTTATAGAAGCATACTCTGTCTATGCCATTCTTGAATGGCATTGGAAGGGGAAGATGGTATTAGGGATTGTTTCGCTCGTATTAATCGTTATAGCGATTAGAAAAAAGAAGAATCTTGAAGCTTAG
- a CDS encoding LysR family transcriptional regulator encodes MSIQKYAIFREVVDTGSFSLAGERLGISQSAVSHSVTSLEKEYKVKLLARSRSGIQLTDSGQRILQYIEKILYLEEKMNQELAEIRGLELGSLTIGTVTPLTSEWLPGILMRFHEQYPSIHVNIREGTSQEIADWVENGEADIGFAYSIKDRRRIDRLLLAHEPFFLLVQEENREKDIFRLMKEMPFIMPKSYKDIIQQQKAFKPNVLLELSDERAITELVKNGLGISILPRMCLHDLPEGIYTVPISPELIQLPVHIVSLMFSAMSPAAEKMSATISLWLNENYNNIMLTREKLTMD; translated from the coding sequence ATGTCGATTCAGAAATATGCCATTTTTCGTGAAGTAGTGGATACGGGCAGCTTTTCGCTCGCCGGGGAACGTCTTGGAATCTCACAATCAGCCGTAAGTCATTCGGTGACAAGCTTAGAGAAGGAATATAAGGTGAAGCTTCTGGCAAGAAGCCGTTCTGGCATACAGTTGACCGATAGCGGACAGCGGATTTTACAATATATCGAGAAAATACTCTATTTGGAAGAAAAAATGAATCAGGAATTAGCGGAAATTAGAGGGTTGGAATTGGGATCATTGACTATTGGTACCGTCACGCCGCTTACCTCTGAATGGCTGCCTGGTATTTTAATGAGATTCCATGAACAGTACCCTTCCATTCATGTAAACATCAGGGAAGGGACGAGCCAAGAGATAGCTGATTGGGTCGAGAATGGGGAAGCGGATATTGGGTTTGCGTATTCGATAAAGGATAGGCGGCGCATTGATCGATTATTGCTTGCTCATGAACCGTTCTTCCTTCTCGTGCAGGAGGAGAACCGGGAGAAGGATATCTTTCGCTTAATGAAGGAAATGCCCTTTATCATGCCGAAGAGCTATAAAGACATTATCCAGCAGCAAAAAGCCTTCAAACCGAATGTCCTACTTGAGCTATCCGATGAAAGGGCGATTACCGAGCTGGTGAAGAATGGATTGGGAATCAGCATTTTGCCGAGGATGTGCCTGCATGACTTGCCGGAGGGCATATACACCGTGCCGATAAGCCCCGAATTGATTCAGCTACCAGTACATATCGTCAGCTTAATGTTTTCTGCTATGTCACCAGCTGCGGAAAAAATGAGTGCAACAATTAGCTTATGGCTAAACGAGAACTATAATAATATTATGTTAACTAGAGAAAAGCTCACCATGGATTAG
- a CDS encoding SDR family oxidoreductase codes for MELGLTGKNALVVASSQGLGKAIALKLAEEGANVMVTSRSGEKLKAVVEELKKVNPNGSYHWQEADITKAEDIQQLVKEAAEKFGTIDVLLNNAGGPPAGGFMDLSDEDWQKGFELNLLSYIRMIREVLPHMKSGGRILNMASISVKEPIQGLLLSNTFRLGIVGLTKTLAAEFAERDILINTIAPGVIGTDRIDYLDQVTADRQGITVEKVKENAEKQIPLGRYGKPEEFANYAVFLLSSVNSYVTGQVYVIDGGKAKGI; via the coding sequence ATGGAGCTTGGTTTAACAGGGAAGAATGCGTTAGTCGTGGCATCTAGTCAAGGACTCGGAAAGGCAATTGCGTTGAAGCTGGCCGAAGAAGGGGCTAATGTCATGGTGACGAGCCGAAGCGGCGAGAAATTAAAAGCCGTCGTGGAAGAATTGAAAAAGGTTAATCCAAATGGAAGCTATCATTGGCAGGAGGCAGATATCACAAAGGCGGAAGATATTCAGCAGCTCGTTAAGGAAGCTGCTGAAAAGTTCGGTACTATTGATGTACTTCTCAATAATGCGGGAGGTCCGCCGGCCGGCGGGTTCATGGATTTATCCGATGAAGATTGGCAGAAGGGATTTGAGCTTAACCTGCTAAGCTATATTCGTATGATCCGTGAGGTATTGCCTCATATGAAGAGTGGCGGAAGAATCTTAAATATGGCGTCTATTTCTGTTAAGGAGCCCATTCAAGGCTTGCTGCTCTCTAATACCTTCCGCCTTGGCATCGTCGGCTTAACGAAGACGCTTGCTGCCGAATTTGCAGAACGTGATATTTTGATTAATACAATTGCTCCTGGTGTAATCGGAACGGACCGAATCGACTATCTTGATCAGGTGACCGCAGACAGACAGGGCATCACGGTCGAGAAGGTGAAGGAAAATGCAGAAAAGCAAATTCCGCTCGGCCGCTATGGGAAGCCAGAGGAATTCGCTAATTATGCTGTGTTCCTGCTTTCGTCTGTGAACTCTTATGTGACAGGTCAAGTGTATGTAATTGATGGCGGGAAGGCGAAGGGAATCTAA
- the gsiB gene encoding glucose starvation-inducible protein GsiB gives MADDKMSREEAGRKGGEATSKNHDKEFYQEIGQKGGEATSDNHDKEFYQEIGQKGGETTADNHDKEFYQEIGQKGGEATSDNHDKEFYQEIGKKGGEATSDNHDKEFYREIGKKGGEARDND, from the coding sequence ATGGCAGACGATAAAATGAGCAGAGAAGAAGCAGGACGTAAAGGCGGAGAAGCTACATCTAAGAATCATGATAAGGAATTCTATCAAGAAATCGGTCAAAAAGGCGGAGAAGCCACTTCCGACAACCATGACAAAGAATTCTACCAAGAAATCGGCCAAAAAGGCGGAGAAACAACAGCTGACAATCATGACAAAGAGTTCTACCAAGAAATCGGCCAAAAAGGCGGAGAAGCCACTTCTGACAATCATGACAAAGAATTCTACCAAGAAATCGGTAAAAAAGGCGGAGAAGCCACTTCCGACAACCATGACAAAGAATTTTACCGTGAAATCGGTAAAAAAGGCGGAGAAGCCCGCGATAACGATTAA